From the Neobacillus sp. PS3-34 genome, the window CTATTCTGCTGTTAATCTCCCCAATTGAAAATCTTCTTGTACCAAGGGGTTTTGCCGTTAAGTTTCTTTTTCGAATGGCCGATTTCCGAGCGATCCAAGTGCTCTGTGCAATAATCAGTCGGTTCGGTTCCAGTGACAAAATAGGTAAACCGCTTCACCGGGCAATCCTTTGAGGCAAGCTTGCCGTTTGACGGATCAATATAGACCCCAATGACTCCCTCTTTTGGCGCTTTAAACGATTTTACCGGTTTATCCCTCAAAGCGTCTTCCATAAAATGTGCCCAGATTTTTTTGGCATATGTCTTTTCCGCCGTCCGTTCGATCGGCTTGCCTTTGTCATAGCCTGCCCAGACCGCCGTCACCAGCTGTGGGGAATAGCCGATCATCCAGCTGTCGGTTTCGGTTGAGCCCGACTTGCCGGCGTATGGGCGGGTAATATCCTTCATCACTGTACTTCCAGTCACAGTGGCATAGCCGTTTAATTTGGAATCGAAAATCCCTGTGAGCATTTGGGTCATCACATATGCCTGCCCAGGTTTTAATGCCATTTTATCATCATCTGCTTTTTCATAGATGACCTTCCCGTTATAATCCTCTACTCTTGTAATGAAGGCAGGGCTGACTTTTTTTCCGCCATTGGCAAATAGGCTGTAGGCATTTGCCATTTCAATGATTCGGACTCCTGAGGTTCCGAGAGCAAGAGAAGGGACCTTTGACATTTTTGAGGTAATACCGAATCTCTTTGCTGTTTCTAAAAGAGTGTTCTCCCCCAAAAATAAATGTGTTTTAACAGCAAAAATATTATCAGAAAGCGCAAGCGCCTGGGCCAGCGTAATTTCCCCATTCGCATACTTATTATTGAAGTTGTGAGGAGTATAATCAGCCTGCCCGTTATCAAAATGAAACGTTGTAAACTCACTTCTCATCGTCGTAGAAGGGGTAAATCCCTGCTCAAGAGCAGCATAGTACAGAATCGGTTTAATCGTGGAACCAGGCTGCCTTACTGCCTGAATAGCCCTGTTAAAAGGGCTTTTTTCATAATCGCGTCCACCTACGAGCGCCTTTACGTAACCGTTCTTCGGATTCATGGACACTAAACCAGCCTGTATTTCAGACTCGCTTGCAATCACATTTGTAAATTGCTTTTCTGCCGCCTGCTGTGCTTTGAGGTCAAGTGTCGTATAAACCTTCAGCCCTCCAAGTGCAATCGTCCGTTCATCTAAATGAAGTTCTGTTTTCAGTGCGTTTTTTACTGCATCCTGAAAGTATGGAGCAATTCTTGTCTGCTGGTGGGGACGCTTTCCATTGAAGACAAGTGCCTGTTTGGCAGCCTCAGCAGCTGTTTTTTCTTTTATATAGCCGTTGTCAGCCATCGATTTTAAAATAATGGCCTGCCTCTGTTTTGATCTATCCATGGAAACGAGGGGCGAGTAGACACCGGGTCCTTTCGGAATTCCGGCAAGCAATGCGGCTTCAGGCAGGGATAATTCTGATGCCTTCTTGCCAAAATAATACTGGCTCGCTGCTTCGATGCCATAGACGTTGTGGCCGTAGTAAATCGTATTAATATAGCCTTCAAGAATTTCTTTTTTGGAGTAGCTCATTTCAAGCCTAATAGTATAGAAAGCTTCCATCAGCTTCCGTGACCACGTTTTATCGTGTTCCAGAAACAGGTTTCGGGCGTACTGCTGTGTAATGGTGCTCGCACCCTGGACTTTGTCCAGGCCTAAATTGGCCAGAGCTGCACCGGCGATCCTTTTATAATCAAAGCCGTTGTGCTGGAAGAAGTTCTTATCCTCAACAGAAATGGTTGCCTCAATTAAATAAGGGGAAACATCCTTAAGCGAGACCCAATAACGTTTTTGCCCATTGTTGCTTTCACCGATCAAGCTTCCGTCATCTGAAAAATAGAGGGTGGACTGCGGAACGGCAAGCGGCGGGGCGCCCAGGATTTTGGCGTAAGCAAGAATGCCCATTAAGAGAACAAGCAGAAAAGCCATGCCTATCAAACTGATGATAATAAAAGCACGCAAGTATTTCATAGTTTTTCTAAACCGTTGATCGGTCATGAGTTCCATCTCGGTCACCTCACTGTTTGCGTATTTATACAAAATCTACATTTTCGAAAAGAACTAGTGTCTAGCTCCAGCGCCTACCCCCTCGAGGTCATAAGCCAACAAGACAGCAAATTCTTGGGAGCGACTGCTCCCACAGCAAAAAACGCTGCGTACGCAAGGCTGCAATGAAGCATTTCAAGCAGATGCCTCGCTGTGGTGGCTGGAAAACGCCTCCTCGCGGTTCGTCTTATGCTTGTCGGGGGTAAACAAGGCGCTTCCGCTTTTCTTGTAAAAATAGCTATTAACAGTATGAAAATAACAGGCGGTTTTTAAACCTTTGTCTATCAAAAATTGTTAATTTTTATAGTAAGAAGGAACCGGTGGAATTTTAGAAGGCCAAATGCGGTGAAATTTCCAAGTTTTCTTTACAATTTTGCTAGATTCCTCTATACTTTTTTTCATGTTTGCAATTAGAGCGTTGGGGAAGTATAAGGAACAAAAGCGTAGCGCCTTTGCGCTGAGCTATCATACAAAAGCAGCGTCGAAAATATGTGAAATGACTATATATAAACCTTGAAAGGATGATCAAAATGGGTATTTGGTTTACAGAGAAACAAACAGAGAACTTCGGCATCACAATGAAGGTGAACAAGACTTTACATACAGAACAGACTGAGTTTCAAAAGCTTGATATGATCGAAACGGAAGAGTGGGGCAATATGCTTCTTTTAGACGACATGGTTATGACGTCTGTTAGGGATGAATTCGTATACCACGAAATGGTTGCACATATCCCTTTGTTTACTCACCCGAATCCGGAGAGCGTATTGGTTGTCGGCGGCGGTGACGGCGGAGTAATCCGTGAGGTTTTAAAGCATCCAAGCGTGAAAAAAGCGACGCTTGTTGATATTGATGGCAAAGTAATCGAGTATTCAAAGAAATTCTTGCCTGAAATTGCTGGCAAGCTGGAAGACCCTCGTGTTGATGTACAGGTTGGCGATGGCTTCATGCATATCGCTCAAAGCGAAAATGAATACGACGTGATTATGGTTGACTCAACAGAGCCGGTTCGCCCTGCGGTAAATCTTTTCACAAAAGGCTTCTACGCTGGAATTTCAAAGGCGTTAAAAGAAGATGGTATTTTTGTGGCACAGTCAGATAACCCATGGTTCAAGGCTGACTTAATCCGCAACGTACAAAAGGATGTAAAGGAAATCTTCCCGATTACACGCCTTTACACTGCTAATATCCCTACGTACCCAAGCGGTATGTGGGCATTTACACTAGGCTCTAAAAAATACGATCCATTAGAAGTAAGTGAAGACCGCTTCCATGAAATCGAAACAAAATACTATACAAAAGAGCTTCATAAAGCTGCGTTTGTTTTGCCTAAATTTGTTGCAGATCTAGTGAAGTAATCCCAGGGGCGATCCCCTGATTTTGCAAGCCTAAAGAGCAGCGGGTGCAGACCCTATGCTCTTAAAGATTTAAGGCAGGGAACTCTCCGGCCTAATACATATTAGCGAGGGATGCACGATGCGTTTTGATGAAGCATATTCTGGAAAAGTGTTTATTAAAAGCCATCCAAGCTTCGAGGAAAGCCAGGCAGTACTATACGGAATGCCAATGGACTGGACGGTAAGCTACAGACCGGGTTCCCGTTTTGCGCCAACCGTATCCGCGAAGTATCGATTGGTCTTGAGGAGTATAGCGCCTATCTTGACCGGGAGCTTGAAGATGTAAAGTTTTACGATGCAGGGGATATTCCGCTTCCATTTGGAAATCCACAAAGAAGCATTGAAATGATTGAAGACTTTGTAGACAAAGTGCTGGCAGAAGGAAAGTTCCCTCTTGGAATGGGAGGAGAACATCTTGTTTCCTGGCCTGTTATGAAAGCCGTCTATAAAAAGTATCCTGATTTGGCGATTATCCATATGGATGCCCATACAGACCTGCGTGAAAGCTATGAAGGTGAGCCTTTGTCCCACTCGACCCCTATCCGTAAAATTGCGGAATTAATCGGCCAAAGAACGTGTATTCCTTCGGTATCCGTTCCGGAATGAAGGAAGAATTTGATTGGGCTAAGGAAGTGGGCATGCATATTTCCAAATTCGATGTGCATCAGCCATTAAAGGAAATTCTGCCAACACTCGCTGGACGCCCGGTTTATGTGACGATCGATATCGATGTCCTCGATCCGGCACATGCGCCTGGAACTGGAACAGTTGATTGCGGCGGCATTACCTCAAGAGAGCTTTTAGCCTCGATTCATGAAATTGCTAAATCTGATGTAAATGTTGTCGGTGCAGACCTTGTTGAAGTTGCTCCGATTTATGATGCTTCAGAGCAAACTGCCAACACAGCCAGCAAATTGATCCGGGAAATGATCCTTGGCTGGATAAAGTAAAAAAGCTTTTACACCTGTTCTCTGCACGAAGTGAACTTGCCGCCAAGGCGGATGAACTACATTTTGGTGCCTGATCTCCACTGGGGTCAGGCACTTTTGAATTATAGCCATGATATCGTTATAATAAGGACAAGGTACAGACATCTAAGATGACCTGGTGCCTAGATGAAAAAAAGGGAGTGCGGAAATGTCTGTCCCTTCAGTAATGCCTGTCAAAGTGCAGGTTAAAACGAGCGTGTTTAATGGAAAAACAAAGGAAACTTATCAGCTGGCGGCTGACGGCCGATACTATAATAAAGGTGATGCTTATTTCCTCCAATACGAAGAGGTATTGGAAGAAGACCGAATCCGGACAATTGTTAAGGTGGACGGTGACAGTGCCCTCATTTTAAGAAGCGGATCCATCAAGATGCGCATGCCATTTCTTCTTAATAAGAAACAGAGAGGCAGCTATGAAACTCCGGCTGGAATGCTTGAAACGGAAGCAACCGCGAAAAGGATTGCCCATACGTATTCCCAGGGAGTTCATTCAGGCAGCGTTGAAATCCTGTATGACTTAAAGGTACAGGGGTCAAGGGCAGGTACATATCATTTAGAAATTATTTTTGAGGAGGATATGCAATGAACATAGTTGAGCAGGTCCAAAATAAAATTAAACAGGAAATTAAAGCTGCTGTTGTAAAAGCCAATCTGGCAGCAGAAGAGCAAATTCCAGATGTTATTTTGGAAATTCCAAAGGAAAAATTGCACGGTGATTATTCAACAAATATGGCGATGCAGCTGGCGCGTATTGCCAAAAAGGCTCCTAAGGCCATTGCCGAGGAGCTTATGGCCAATTTTGATCGTTCAAAGGCATCCATTGAAAAAATCGAGCTTGCTGGCCCTGGCTTTATCAATTTTCATATGAACAACGGCTATTTAACGGACTTGATTCCAACAATCCTTGAAGCCGCTGATAATTATGGGCAGACAACGGTTGGAAACCATCAAAAAATCCAGATTGAGTTCGTTTCGGCCAATCCGACAGGAGATCTTCATTTAGGCGCACGCACGCGGAGCCGCAGTTGGCGATTCCTTGTGCAATATACTTGATAAAGCAGGATACGATGTTTCCCGTGAATACTATATCAACGATGCCGGAAACCAGATCAACAATCTGGCA encodes:
- a CDS encoding PBP1A family penicillin-binding protein encodes the protein MELMTDQRFRKTMKYLRAFIIISLIGMAFLLVLLMGILAYAKILGAPPLAVPQSTLYFSDDGSLIGESNNGQKRYWVSLKDVSPYLIEATISVEDKNFFQHNGFDYKRIAGAALANLGLDKVQGASTITQQYARNLFLEHDKTWSRKLMEAFYTIRLEMSYSKKEILEGYINTIYYGHNVYGIEAASQYYFGKKASELSLPEAALLAGIPKGPGVYSPLVSMDRSKQRQAIILKSMADNGYIKEKTAAEAAKQALVFNGKRPHQQTRIAPYFQDAVKNALKTELHLDERTIALGGLKVYTTLDLKAQQAAEKQFTNVIASESEIQAGLVSMNPKNGYVKALVGGRDYEKSPFNRAIQAVRQPGSTIKPILYYAALEQGFTPSTTMRSEFTTFHFDNGQADYTPHNFNNKYANGEITLAQALALSDNIFAVKTHLFLGENTLLETAKRFGITSKMSKVPSLALGTSGVRIIEMANAYSLFANGGKKVSPAFITRVEDYNGKVIYEKADDDKMALKPGQAYVMTQMLTGIFDSKLNGYATVTGSTVMKDITRPYAGKSGSTETDSWMIGYSPQLVTAVWAGYDKGKPIERTAEKTYAKKIWAHFMEDALRDKPVKSFKAPKEGVIGVYIDPSNGKLASKDCPVKRFTYFVTGTEPTDYCTEHLDRSEIGHSKKKLNGKTPWYKKIFNWGD
- the speE gene encoding spermidine synthase; the encoded protein is MGIWFTEKQTENFGITMKVNKTLHTEQTEFQKLDMIETEEWGNMLLLDDMVMTSVRDEFVYHEMVAHIPLFTHPNPESVLVVGGGDGGVIREVLKHPSVKKATLVDIDGKVIEYSKKFLPEIAGKLEDPRVDVQVGDGFMHIAQSENEYDVIMVDSTEPVRPAVNLFTKGFYAGISKALKEDGIFVAQSDNPWFKADLIRNVQKDVKEIFPITRLYTANIPTYPSGMWAFTLGSKKYDPLEVSEDRFHEIETKYYTKELHKAAFVLPKFVADLVK
- a CDS encoding DUF1934 family protein; this encodes MSVPSVMPVKVQVKTSVFNGKTKETYQLAADGRYYNKGDAYFLQYEEVLEEDRIRTIVKVDGDSALILRSGSIKMRMPFLLNKKQRGSYETPAGMLETEATAKRIAHTYSQGVHSGSVEILYDLKVQGSRAGTYHLEIIFEEDMQ